A window of the Butyricimonas virosa genome harbors these coding sequences:
- a CDS encoding DUF4134 domain-containing protein → MIRHKVIKIICVLHIMLIPCSVFAKSGSVNYSWGADALASMHDFVVTMMMYVQYIIYAAAGIFAVISAFQIYIKMNSGEDGFVKHVLTLFGACLFIIGASLVLPAFFGYRI, encoded by the coding sequence ATGATTCGACACAAGGTCATAAAAATAATCTGCGTGCTACATATTATGCTTATCCCCTGCTCTGTATTTGCAAAGAGTGGAAGTGTAAACTATTCGTGGGGAGCAGATGCGCTTGCATCGATGCACGATTTCGTGGTGACCATGATGATGTATGTGCAGTACATAATATATGCAGCGGCAGGAATATTTGCAGTCATTTCAGCATTCCAGATTTACATTAAGATGAACTCTGGTGAAGATGGTTTTGTCAAGCATGTACTCACATTGTTTGGAGCCTGTCTTTTCATTATAGGGGCGTCACTTGTCTTGCCTGCATTTTTCGGCTATCGCATTTAA
- a CDS encoding DUF4134 domain-containing protein: MFQKTKRFFSGLSFPKKAQMLCLMMVLGATSLMAQNVAGDYSAGTAALTQVSEEIAKYVPIVVKLCYAIAGVVAVVGAISVYIAMNNEEQDVKKKIMMIVGACIFLIAAAQALPMFFGLS, encoded by the coding sequence ATGTTTCAAAAAACAAAAAGATTTTTTAGCGGATTATCATTCCCAAAGAAAGCGCAGATGCTTTGTCTTATGATGGTGTTAGGTGCTACATCATTGATGGCACAGAATGTTGCAGGTGACTATTCAGCAGGAACAGCTGCATTGACACAAGTCAGTGAAGAAATTGCAAAATATGTCCCGATTGTGGTAAAACTCTGTTATGCCATTGCCGGTGTTGTAGCTGTGGTAGGTGCAATCTCCGTTTATATCGCCATGAACAATGAGGAGCAAGATGTCAAGAAAAAGATCATGATGATTGTCGGCGCTTGTATTTTCCTTATAGCTGCTGCTCAGGCACTTCCTATGTTTTTCGGTCTGTCATAG
- a CDS encoding DUF4133 domain-containing protein: protein MKDNDEHYPVYPVFKGLQRPLEFMGIQGRYIYWAAGTIGAAIVGFIIAYCIAGFILGLAVLAIAITIGAGLILFKQRKGLHSKRQDQGVFIYAHSKKM, encoded by the coding sequence ATGAAAGATAATGACGAACATTATCCAGTCTATCCAGTATTCAAAGGGCTGCAGCGTCCACTTGAATTTATGGGTATTCAGGGCCGCTATATTTACTGGGCAGCAGGTACAATCGGAGCTGCAATAGTCGGCTTTATAATAGCCTACTGCATAGCAGGATTCATTTTAGGTTTGGCTGTATTGGCAATTGCCATAACGATTGGAGCCGGATTGATTCTGTTCAAGCAGCGCAAAGGACTGCACAGTAAACGACAAGATCAAGGAGTTTTCATATATGCCCACTCCAAGAAGATGTAA